The following DNA comes from Bactrocera neohumeralis isolate Rockhampton unplaced genomic scaffold, APGP_CSIRO_Bneo_wtdbg2-racon-allhic-juicebox.fasta_v2 cluster11, whole genome shotgun sequence.
CTTTCTGCTGAATGTTGAGTGCTGTTACTTGAAATGTCTGATATATTGTGAAAGTATTGTCGTGAAATAGCGTCTGCTACAACGTTAGTTTTTCCCggtttgtatattatttttggagaatattctTCGATTAATGCATGCCATCACTTCATTTTAGCATTAGGATTACGGGTAGAAACTGCAAATGTTAAAGGTTGATGATCCGTGTGGATCTCTAGGTTTGTAACGCCATAAAGGTAATTCCttaaagttttcaaagcaaataCGATAGCATATAACTCTTTCtcatttgttgcataatttaatTCAGTGTTATTTAATGTCTTTGATATAAACGTGATTGGTTTATCTTCTTGGGACAGAACTCCTCCGACTGTAACATTTGATGCGTCagtagttaaaataaatttttttgtatagccTGGTTGTGCCAGTTTAATTTGGTTTGCTAATagatttttgagtttttcacaTGCAATAACTGCTTCTTGGTCTAAATCCAGTTTTACTTTCTTTGACATATGTTGGGAAATTCTTCCATATTCTCCTGACAAGTATCTGGTTAAGGGTTTTGCTTTAAAGCATAGTCTTGAATAAATTTCCTATAGTATCCTGTAATTCCTAAAAAACTTCGTAATTGTCTCAAAGTAGATGGAATAGGGAAGTGTTTAAtgcattcaattttttttgggtcTGTTTTAATAATTCCTTGGGCAACCATGTATCCTAAAAACTCGACTTcggtttcataaaattttgattgaaatgtCGACACTTGAATGCAAAAACTATCAAATATTGTTTCTAATTCAGTTATTTTAATGTCACATAATAGCTGAGATTCGGAAATTCCCGCCAAGCCGTCGCCACTAACGGTAAACTTCAGTGCATCACTTTTGCTGTGAGCTTGATTTTCTGCAAGTGTGTGAATTTTTGCTAAccgtttccgaaaaaaaaaaaaaaataaatttgagttgattttgtgttttacaagaaaaaacatGCTTATATCAAATAACAACATagctaaatttttcattttttttaagatgaaattgttttttttttgtcaagtgCTACTACATATCAGTGCTGCATCATTTTGGCTGTGAGACACTGTACTATATAGTTTACAGACTATAGTTTGTGTTGTGTTTGTAAGACACTTCCATTATGTTTTCAAACGGGCCCTACTTTTTCCTAGGAGGCCTATAAATGGTAAAATTTCGAGTATTTGAAAAAGCAATCTTTTTCCATACTTTAGTAAAAATAGGAGCGGGCATTCTGTTAACATGAATATGGACCGgaagtaaataaaactatacatCATTCTATATTTTCtcacattaataaataaatacatgtattgtttttcgtttttgttttacagAACTCATGTGGGAATTCATACGGGCGATCGACCATACGTTTGTCCTTTCGATGGTTGTAACAAAAAGTTTGCGCAGTCTACAAACTTGAAATCATATATTTTAACACACGCTAAaactaagtaaatatattttttagtataccTTCATTTAATTATATCCTCATCATATTATAGACGAAGTTCTCTCGGTGGTAATTGCAGTAATATTAATAATGATTCCAGCAGCCCAGCGCAGTTAGCTACTCAAAATCTTATAAAAGTTGAAATGAACGAAATTGATTCCAACTCCTCGTACGTTGTTTACActgattaatatatttttaacatcatAAAAACAAGCAAACCAATACATACTGTTTTTTCTAACGGAAATCATTTAATGTAAACATCTTTACTAAATCTCTATGAAAGAAAGAGGGTTCCATAGAAGATGACGCTGTcttattttagtattatttatttcagcatgaaccattttttgtatgaatgatttgaatgaaatattCTGCGCTTTGTTGAtaactttataaatttattttaaataggtTAACTTACTAACTGTCTGAAATGATCATAATCACTCaattgaataataatttgtatgtaaTATTAACAAGCCAGTTTGAATTGTATTAATATGTCATAAATAACGgtctcttaaaattttaaaatttataaagttttactGATCATTTCTCTAATTACCtggaatatttacatataaagcAATTTTTCAACATGACTatgaatgaaagaaaaatagaaattgtGAGTGAATTAAAaagttctgtattttttttagttcagtACTGCATTTATTTCCACCTGTATGTCTGTTAtggttaaatattttatcagtGCTCTGCAGAAAAATGAGAGAATCAGgagtgttgtggaatctgatagttggcGGAATCCGATTtaaaaccgatcaaaaaaagtagtaggtatcatgaattcaaatattattgctttgatattcgaaacagaatttgttttgggtgtcacggaaacaaattttatcggttttgctatcagaaagAATGCAAGGAGATAGtcgctcacagatttgaaatgtaagttaagaaatcaagttatctTATAATGTCGAAttgatttatctttatttctataggggaAAACATTGTAAGTATAAAACACAAAGgttttaattattgagtttttggaaaaaaaaatccagatatttatagatattagatttacaaaacgtaatatgataaatctttttcttcttaattggcgtagacaccgcttacgcgattatagccgagttaacaacagcgcgccagtcgtttcttcttttcgctacgtggcgccaattggatattccaagcgaagccaggtccttctccaacggACACTTGGTCCTTCCAGTGTTTTCGTCCACGGACTAGCCAGCGAGGctctatgtcaatgtcgtcatatcaGTTCGAtatttcgccgccgtgtttccaatcgttgggcatgctttcgtccgaccggcagtccgtcggcccctgccgctttgttgttcttgaggcgggcaattgctattcgaacttcttcatggtcgggtaatggaacgtctgctccatcgtcatcgattggggaatcgggttctccttctcctggtgttgtgcgttcactgccattcagcaggctggagaagtgttccctccataatttaactgtgttctgggcatcggtcactagatcacctttgggggttctacaagagtatgctccggtcttgaaaccttctgtaagccgccgcattttttcgtagaattttcgagcattacctctgtcggccagcttatcaagctcttcgtactcacgcatttcggcctctttcttcttctgtctgcaaatgcgtctcgcttctctcttcaactctcggtatctatcccatcccgcacgtgtagtggtccatcgtaacgttgcgaggtgggcagcctgttttctctccgctgcgacacggcactcctcgtcgtaccagctgttcttttgcactttccgaaaaccaatggtttcggttgcagctgtacgtgaggaatttgaaatgccgtcccacagttcccttataccgagttgttgacgagtgctctcagagagcacgagtgcaagccgagtagagaatcattcggttgtctgttgtgattgcagcttctcgacgtcgaaccttccttgtgtttgttggcgtgcgttttttgctacacagaggcgggtgcgaatcttggctgcaacaagatagtggtccgaatcgatgttaggacctcggagcgcacgcacatctaaaacactggagacgtgtcttcagtctattacaacatgatcgatctggttggtagtttttcgatccggagacagccaggtagcttgatgaatcttcttatgctggaatctagtactacagatgaccatatttcgggccacggcgaagtcaatcagcctcaacccatttggggatgtttcgtcgtggatgctgaatttacacaccgtagtgccaaatataccatCTTTGCcaaccctggcgttaaagtcgccaagcacgattttgacatcgtagcggggcagctctcataagcgcgctccaagcgctcatagaaggcatctttggtcacatcgtccttctcttctgtcggggcgtgggcgcaaatcagcgatatgttgaagaacctcgctttgatgcggattgtggctagacgttcattcaccggagtgaatgatagtactcggcgacggagtctctctcccaccacgaatccaacaccaaacttgcgctcctttatatggccactgtagtaaatgtcacaaggacctactcgtctctgtccttgtcccgtccatcgcatttcttggacggcggtgatgtcagcctttatttttgcgaggacatcaaccagctgggcagcggcaccttcccaattaagggtccggacgttccaggtgcatgccctccaatcgtagtccttatttcgtttgccatggtcgtcatcaaaaggggggctctcatccgaggctgtgctttctttttcattggaggtgttttttacgtggcgggtcccaaacccagcgcacaaccctatgcagggaatgtttcgccttctcacattagctcgccttcgaacggatgttcttaggctacccagaggatacttggtcaaagaccggaagtagtgcgctgcttgagccatgtgtaaaagaatcgtttctggccactcccaagtgaatggcgatcagagaactttctcacTTCCGTGAACTTCTAcccatgactccatcctccagttgtgttatattgtaaaaataaagtacattttcaaaataatatttttccaaaaaaaattatatatagtttaatattgttaatttacagaaaaattatgcaaaatgggTTAGGaacgaagtcttaaatttaataacacaagcaaaaatcaaaatatcaataaaaatatgaattcttatttttcacagaaatacatttataaaaaaggatctttgtcattttttaatttttcagatatttttctGCTCGTGATGAGCACTGCCTCTGTTTTTTCTCCTGCAAGTTGTAGCTTGTTACTCGTAAGCCAGTCTTTGATTTTCGACACGGTCTCATTGCATATATTCTGTATCTGCCAGAGTTCTTTAGCTACGATCGTTACGGCAATatcgtccgcatagccaattatcTGTGCTTCTTTTGGTAGCGGTAATCgtaacaccccgtcgtacagCACATTCCAAAGTAGTGGACCTAGTACggagccttgtggtactccacctgTCACCGTGTAGGTTTTTGGACCTGCATCTGTATCGTACAACAGTAGTCTTTCAGACAGATAGCTGCTAATTGTCCTCAGAAGATACCCCGGGGTGTTTCTTGACTCTAATGCTCTCAATATATGTGGCCAGTATGCCGAgttaaaagcgtttttcacgTCCAACGTAACAACTGCGCAGTGGCGCTGTGTGCACACAAAacctcatttctctcgtgtcgccgaacagtgaagatcgcggacgaacaatggcaagtgttaaggtaTTTTTATGAGGTTTTTTTGgcagggaaagaaataattgattcaagcgaaatttctaggttttatagttatatatttgaacatctttcacaatttttttggatacgaaatttttgatattctgcctttgggaagcaattgcccgatgcatctcgcatgtgcatttttcggacggtgggcgggatgcaggtcgcaatttctatcgaaaacaaaaatttcaaagagattcatattttttaataatttatcttctagttaaactaagaaaatatcaaaaaaaaagtggtttttgaccaaaaaaattttactttatgttgtttaaaaatatgttcaaactttcttagtttttttagtttaagttgaagataattttattccaaagataataaactttgccctaattctaTACGacgttcagtttttttttcctatCCTGCCTCTACAACTTTgtggacatattcttagattatttttaaaaagatttaagcaaaacaaaattcgattgtttgaagcttctaaagcaggctaatccattaataaagatttcgtatcagaatttattgatcttataaaaaatgaattaggaatttggcaaacgaaaagtgataaatataaaaataaaattaagaaaaataaaagttggaataacttattaacgaaatacagaGAAATACAAATGGCGCACATGTTCActgtgtgaagaacgaacgcaaactGGATTTGTGAGTCGTGTATGGGCGAAACGAATTCATacagatcgaacgcacatgtaTGTCGTGTATAGCCCCTTTTAGCCCTACTACGTTTATACGGCAACCGGTCTGaaacaagaatgatagaaacaagattgcgcaatgaggtgttcaaattttgttcgttctgcgcatctacgtcacggttgaccaacgtacaatcagctgattttctgttgtttgtttttctttgcaataagaatcaattttgtattgtaggcatacaaaaacatgaatatcATTAAAAGTTgacatcaatataagtgaatattaataaaagatatcaatataagtgaatatttaatagtgaacatttacctacatattcatttaattgtgttttcattgtattatttaagtttgtctctttgctgtgtttttttcaaccatatatgtacatttatgcaaataaaaagattgaatattttgtgaccgagtatcaatttattgtcttatttaattttctttttttgctatacATGTGTtcgataaagtttttatttaaggaacgaatcctaaaatacattcttgctctgaaaaacaattatttttttactttcgagctacaatttacaaaattacttaaatctaagtgTTTCTGGTggtaatttgtacatatatgcaaatcagtaccatttacatcgtcaaatactgcttgcaaggctctcatatgctccatcaacatatctgttggttttgagagtcctccttcagaaaggtgatccacccaggtataagacgaacaattttctgaattggcacaaatttcggggttgtctttactaagtttgtggcagatgtaccctgccaaattttcaagcccgtcgttgttgagaatcttcaagtcatcatttttttcaattgggtcagtggaatttagatcaactgacacacgttgaaaaatattgcctgcaaaaatataataaacatacatacatgcttataaATAAAGggaataaattgttagttaagattattattacaattaggataagaaacagtggtttaaacgagactccatccttttctgccgttcattagcctctgcaggaGTTAATCTGGTTAACGTGAGAAAAGCGCTAGGTAGCAACTTTGTTAGACTCCGCGAACTTAAACCTGTAAgagtgtttggttataaaagtaaaattattggaaTCAAAATCctataattacccatttcaaacAGCAAATTTCTTTCACATTCAAAGGCGCGCgcgaataataagtcaaccgtgacgtcaccaagaacagctgactgaaagcaaacatgcgcattgcgcaatcttatttctatcattcttgggtCTGAAATTATTGGCATCTTTACGAAgcatctcgacaggcaaaaatttattgtatactAACTGCATTGCCGTGcgtattgcctgtggagactccatatTGGTTATGGAAAGCAATATATGGAATACTAATTAGCAAgccatatattgaaagcaataagctgtcacttcagcaatTTGACAgcacagttttcatttctatgaaaatttcgaagagacAACATGtcccatttacacatatacCTACGGCATTTTTATttcggtaatattaaatttagaagagcgagttttaagacggttgtgttcttcttcttcttaattggcgtagacaccgcttacgcgattatagccgagttaacaacagcgcgccagtcgtttcttcttttcgctaggtggcgccaattggatattccaagcgaagccaggtccttctccacttggtccttccaacggagtggaggtcttcctcttactctgcttcccccggcgggtactgcgtcgaatactttcagagctggagtgttttcgtccatccggacaacatgacctagccagcgtagccgctgccttttaattcgctgaactatgtcgatgtcgtcgtatatctcgtacagctcatcgttccatcgaatgcgatattcgccgtggccaatgcgcaaaggaccttaaatctttcgcagaacttttctctcgaaaactcgcaacgtcgactcatccgttgttgacatcgtccaagactctgcaccatatagcaggacgggaattatgagcgacttatagagtttagcttttgttcgtcgagagaggactttgcttttcaattgcctactcagtctgaagtagcacctgttggcaagagcaatcctgcgttggatttccaggttgacattgttggtggtcttaatgctggttcctaaatagacgaaattatctacaacttcaaagttatgactgtcaacagtgacgtgagagccaagtcgcgagtgcgacgactgtttgtttgatgacagtagatatttcgttttgccctcgttcactgccagacccattttctgtgcttccttgtccagcctggagaaagcagaactaacggcgcgggttttGAGGCcgtgatatcaatatcatcggcgtacgccagcagctgtacactcttatagaagatggtaccttctctatttagttctgcagctcgaactattttctccagaagcaggttgaagaagtcgcacgatagggagtcgccttgtctgaaacctcgtttggtatcgaacggctcagagaggtccttcccgatcctgacggagtttttcgtgttgctcaacgtcagtttacacagccatattagttatgcggggataccaaatttagacatcgcggcataaaggcggctccttttcgtgctgtccaaagtagctttgaaatcgacgaagaggtggtgtgtgtcgattctactttcacgggtcttttccaaaatttgacgcatggtgaatatctggtcggttgttgattttccaggtctgaagccacactgataaggtccgatcagtttgttgacggtgggctttaatctttcacacaatacgctcgatagaaccttatatgcgatgttgaggaggctaatcccacacTTGAGGAGGCATAACACACttcaattccaatcgttgggcatgctttcgtccgaccatattttacaaagaagctgatgcatgccccctatcagttcttcgccgccgtgtttgaatagctcggccggcagtccgtcggcccctgccgctttgttgttcttgaggcgggcaattgctattcgaacttcttcatggtcgggtaatggaacgtctgctccatcgtcatcgattggggaatcgggttctccttctcctagtgttgtgcgttcactgccattcagcaggctggagaagtgtttcctccataatttaattgtgctctgggcatcggtcactagatcacctttgggggttctgcaagagtatgctccggtcttgaaaccttctgtaagccgccacattttttcgtagaattttcgagcattacctctgtcggccagcttatcaagctcttcgtactcacgcatttcggcctctttcttcttctgtctgcaaatgcgtctcgcttccctcttcaactctcggtatctatcccatcccgcacgtgtagtggtccatcgtaacgttgcgaggtgggcagcctgttttctctccgctgcgacacggcactcctcgtcgtacccgCCTTtccttttgcactttccgaaaaccaatggtttcggttgcagctgtacgtgaggaatttgaaatgccgtcccacagttcccttataccgagttgttgacgagtgctctcagagagcacgagtgcaagccgagtagagaatcgttcggttgtctgttgtgattgcagcttctcgacgtcgaaccttccttgtgtttgttggcgtgcgttttttgctacacagaggcgggtgcgaatcttggctgcaacaagatagtggtccgaatcgatgttaggacctcggagcgcacgcacatctaaaacactggagacgtgtcttcagtctattacaacatgatcgatctggttggtagtttttcgatccggagacagccaggtagcttgatgaatcttattatgctggaatctagtactacagatgaccatatttcgggccacggcgaagtcaatcagcctcaacccatttggggatgtttcgtcgtggaggctgaatttacagaccgtagtgccaaatataccttctttgcccaccctggcgttaaagtcgccaagcacgattttgacatcgtagcggggcagctctcataagcgcgctccaagcgctcatagaaggcatctttggtcacatcgtccttctcttctgtcggggcgtgggcgcaaatcagcgatatgttgaagaacctcgctttgatgcggattgtggctagacgttcattcaccggagtgaatgatagtactcggcgacggagtctctctcccaccacgaatccaacaccaaatttgcgctcctttatatggccactgtagtaaatgtcacaaggacctactcgtctctgtccttgtcccgtccatcgcatttcttggacggcggtgatgtcagcctttatttttgcgaggacatcaaccggctgggcagcggcaccttcccaattaagggtccggacgttccaggtgcatgccctccaatcgtagtccttatttcgtttgccatggtcgtcatcaaaaggggggctctcatccgaggctgtgctttctttttcattggaggtgttttttacgtggcgggtcccaaacccagcgcacaaccctatgcagggaatgtttcgccttctcacattagctcgccttcgaacggatgttcttaggctacccagaggatacttggtcaaagaccggaagtagtgcgctgcttgagccatgtgtaaaagaatcgtttctggccactcccaagtgaatggcgatcagagaactttctcacTTCCGTGAACTTCTAcccatgactccatcctccagttgtgttatattgtaaaaataaagtacattttcaaaataatatttttccaaaaaaattatatatagtttaatattgttaatttacagaaaaattatgcaaaatgggTTAGGaacgaagtcttaaatttaataacacaagcaaaaatcaaaatatcaataaaaatatgaattcttatttttcacagaaatacatttataaaaaaggatctttgtcatttttttaatttttcagataGCTCGAACCTACttaccctacgcctttgcgcaaatgattatgttatgataacaaatgcccacatacagatttggcaatggcaatagcaatagatttgacagttagtatgccatatatttgcctgtcgagatgccccgttaagTATATTTAGTATGGCTACTGATCTCAGCATAGATAACAAAGCAAATAACATCTCTGATTTGACGTTTCTGAGGAGCACTACAGTGGAAAATAATGGCGTCCATTGTACTTTAAAATTTACGTTTGGCGTTGCGTTTGTCGTGAAACaatctatattttaatttgcataaatgctTCAGCTGCTTGGTTTATCTAACCCTGAAATGCATAGCATACCATATATGGTGCATGCTTTAAATCCTTCATAGttagatgaaattaaattatatctgtcagcgatttccatttattttttatgatacattggtttgtattttaggggacgatatatatattattatatttaaaatatgagttttggatataaagtggttatattttacggttatcatgcactcaaacttatattttaaatataatatacattgtatataagtaagtatatatcgtcacctaatatacaaaccaatgtatcataaaaaataaatggaaatcgctgacagaaataataatcaaaatttatcaattttataacgaaaacttaaattttgtttgaatatgagtgcaaaataattttttattttctttattgggtttttttaaaagtaaCTTATAATTCTAACTTATAACTTATAATTCTcgcttataacttataactcaTAACTGCCCTATTCATctcttaattttagttcttatagTATTATAATGCTGATCATGCAAAAAGGATGGCTGTGGCATTTCTTGTTGCGTGTCAAGTTCTTCTTGTAATTGTATTCCAATAGATTTTATGATGACTTTGCAAATTGGCTATTGaggattttaatattctttgtttACGTTAATTCTATTTGTTATGATAGGCGGTTGGCTTGATCCTATTGATGAATGTGGTGTCGACTTACATCACATATGTGTCTACTAGAGATGAATGGGATAGGGGTTTATTTTAGTGGGTTTGGGTTGCATTAACTACCCCccttgttaaaaaaagaaacgtcCTCGTTTCGGGTTAGGAtgttaattcataatttttgtgaTAGATTCAAGCATATTGGCATTacctttttcaattttcctttttttatattttttaattttttgccggATTTTGATAATTACATAAATCAAAGCAATAATTATGCCAAAAATAAGAGTGCCCAAAAAGTTGGGTgagttttattttcttcttggcCCATATTTAAAaggtttgtatttttaaattttaaatctactTATATTTTCTGATTCAAGATATTCGAGGACATCAACCCGACTAGGCTGATTTGATTTAATATAGTTCCAAATTATGCAACTtggattttcataaattttgttgtcaaTTACTATGGTGTTATTGAAGGTTACTAAATATGTACCATCGAGGTCGATGTTATCAACTTTGTGTTTTCCTGATATTAAGATTATGCCATCTGTGATTGTAAAATTATTGTGTTCATGACttacaatatctttaatttcttttatattcaatattgttGGGTTAAAAATTCCGACTTTTCCTAATACAATAGTTTAGAGAGTATTTTCTAGATCTGttagtattaatttatttctgtgTTGCATTATGTTAATTAAG
Coding sequences within:
- the LOC126765961 gene encoding polycomb protein PHO-like, which codes for MNMDRKTHVGIHTGDRPYVCPFDGCNKKFAQSTNLKSYILTHAKTKRSSLGGNCSNINNDSSSPAQLATQNLIKVEMNEIDSNSSYVVYTD